GCCGGCAGGCCAACGGCGGCCTGCCCGCCCTCGACTGCCTGCCCGGCGTCGTCGCGGCGGCGGGCGGCCTGCCCGTCCTGTTCGACTCGGGCATCCGCTCCGGCGCCGACGTGGTCAAGGCGCTGGCCCTGGGCGCGTCCGCGGTCGGGATCGGTCGGCCATACGCGTACGGCCTCGCCCTCGGCGGCGTCGAAGGCGTCATCCACGTGCTCCGCTCCATCCTCGCCGAGGCCGACCTGATCATGGCCGTCGACGGCTATCGCGCCCTGGTCGACCTCACTCCGGACGCTCTGCGCCGCGTCAGCGGCTAGGCGGCAGGGTCAGCTGTTGGTCTCGATGTAGTCCGCCGCGTCCTTGCTTTTCGTGTTCACCCCTGCGCCGGCCTGGTGGTCGGCGTAGAACTGCAGCCACCGCATTGCCAGCTGGTGACGCAGTTCCGGGCTGGTGCTCTTGATGAAATCCGGGATCGCCTCGCGTTCCTCCTCGTCCAGGTGTTTGCCGTTCTCGGTCCGGGCCTCACCCACCGCCTCGAACCAGACCTTGCTCCCGGCCCGGTGGGAGCGGGCCTCGGCGACCGCGTCGCGGATCTTGTTGTGGTCATCGATCGCGTCCTCGGTCTCGTCTTCCGGATCACCGGCTTCACCCTTCTTCAGCAGAGTCGGGTAGAACACCGTCTCCTCCGCGTCCGCGTGGGTGTCCAACCGGATCGCCAGCACCTCCCACACCGCCTTCAACTCGGCGTTGCTGGTGGCGTAGTCGAGGTAGAAGAACTGGCGCCGCAACCAATCGTGATCCGCGTAGACCAAATCGACAATGTCAGCCATACAAGATCTCCCTAATTTGTTGATCCACGGTCATCGTTACCACCGGCGATCACCGCCCAAACGCTTTGATGGCCGCCGCCCGATGCGCGGGCGGGCCTGCTGGTCGCCTGCCGGTGCGCATACGGCCGGAGGCCGGTCGAGGCTGGGTGGCCGGTCGAGGCTGGGTGGCGACGCGCTCGCCACCGTTCGTGGCGAACCGGCCCGCCGGGTCCATACCTACGCGCGCGGACGCCGCGCCCAGGCGACGCGCGCCCCGCCACCTCGGCCGGCCCCTGACTGGGGCGGCGGAAAATAGCGTTTCACGGCGCGAGATTTCAGCAATTGAGCGGGATTAGGCGGAGGTCCGCCGGGTAGACCCCTCGGCAGCAGACATCATCAACAGGCGGGAAAGTGAACATGGGTATTATCGCGTGGATCGCGCTCGGTCTGGTCGCCGGAATCATCGCCGAAAAGCTGACCGGTGAGCGGACGAGCTGGGTGGTCGCCGGGGTCGTCGGGATTGTCGGCGCCCTGCTGGGTGGCTGGCTCGCCAAGGTGATTTTCCATGTGCACTCGCTGAACACGTTCTTCAACATCTCCACCTGGATCACCGCGATCGTCGGCGCCGTGGTTCTCCTGCTCATCGTGCGCGCGGTGACCGGCGGCCGGCGTGGAGCCCGGATCTAGCACCACAGGAAGATCGCCGATCCACCTCCGCGCGATGTTCCCGCGCCGTCTCCTCGGGCTCGTCGCCGATGGGGCGGAGATCGGCGGCCGACCCGACCTCGGGCCGGCCGCCGACTTCGCGTTGGTGGGTCGCGGCCCCGACAGGGCCCGACCGTTCCACGCCATCCGTGTGACTCTCGTCGAGAGCAATGCCGCCGCAACGCGGCGGAGCATCCGCAGGGCACCGGTTTCGGCCCGCGGTGAGCAAGGGGAGGACGGAGTGACTCGGCACCGGCAACGTCCACCCGCCCATCCGCGTCCCGTCCTCACCGCCTCGCGGCCCGACAAGTCCGGCCTGAATCGGACGCCATCTCGGACGCGGCTGCGACTCCTCACATGATGACCGAGCGGATCGAGGAGTTCAGGATCGGGCGTGATCCCATGGCCGTCCGGGACATGCGCCACGCCGTGCGCCGAATGTGCTGCAGCGCCGATCTACCCGCCGATACCTGCGATACCGCCATGCTGCTGACCAGTGAGACCGTCACCAACGCGATCGTGCACGCAGGCACGTCCGCGCGCCTGGTCATCCGGGCCTCATCGGGCTGTATCCGCGTCGAGGTCACCGATGACAACAACCGCTCACCCACCACCGCCCCCACCAGGACCGACGCGACGCATGGCCGGGGCATCGGGCTGATAGACACCCTCGCGACCCGCTGGGGCATCCAGCGACACACCCATGGAAAAACCGTGTGGTTCGAGATCGTCCCGGAATCCTCGATCGCGCCGCACCACCTGGTCCTGCCGCCAACCGGCTGACGCGCCGGCCTCGGTGGCGTTGGGCCGGCCAACCGGGGCGGGCCGGCGCGGGGCCGGACGGACGGTTATCCGGTGGGGACGTGCAGGATGAGCAGAGCGGTGTCGTCGGTAGCGTGGCCCTCGGTGAATTCCAGAATGGCGGCTTCCAGGGCGTGCGCGAGGTGCGCGGCGCCCTGGCCGCCGTTGGCGTGCAGGACGTGGCGCAGCCGGGTGTCGCCGAAGAACTCCCGTGTATGTGGGTGGCGTGCCTCGGTCACGCCGTCGGTGTAAAGCAGGAGGCTGTCGCCGGGTCGCAGCGCGAAGCGGGTGTCGGTCAGGTCGGGATCGGGCACGATGCCGAGCGCGGTTCCCGGCTCACCCACGGCGCTGATCCCGCCGTCGGCACGGCGCAGCAGCGGTGGTTCGTGGCCGCCAAGCGCAAGACTCCCGTGGACCGAGCCGTCACCCCGCGGCGGGTGCAGCACCGCGTAGATCGCCGTAAGGAAGCGATGATCGTCGACTCGTTGCGTCGCCAGAGCGTCGTTCAGGTGTGCCAGCACCTGGGCGGGTGACCGTTGCCGGGTCGCGGCGGCCCGGATCGTGTAACGCGCCAACGCCGTCACCTTCGCCGCGTCGAGCCCCTTGCCGCAGACATCGCCCAGCGCGACGCCCCACAACCGGTCGTGATGCGGGAACAGGTCATAGAAGTCGCCGACCACCTCGGTGCCGCTCGCCGTGGCCGGGAGGTACCGGGCAGCGATCTCGACGCCGGGCACGGCCGGCAGCATCGGCGGCAGGAGGCTGTCCTGCAAGGTGCGGGCCAACGCCACGGCCTGCGTCGCGCTGCGCTGGGCACGACTCGCGGTCTCTCGAAGCTCCACCTCGCTGGAGGCGGCCTTCGCCAGACCGGAGATCGTCAGAATGTCCCGGTCACTCCACTGCCGGCTGCGGCGGTCCACCGCGCACAGCGTGCCCAGGATCAACCCGTCGGGCGAGCGGACGGGAAACCCGAT
Above is a window of Pseudofrankia saprophytica DNA encoding:
- a CDS encoding hemerythrin domain-containing protein → MADIVDLVYADHDWLRRQFFYLDYATSNAELKAVWEVLAIRLDTHADAEETVFYPTLLKKGEAGDPEDETEDAIDDHNKIRDAVAEARSHRAGSKVWFEAVGEARTENGKHLDEEEREAIPDFIKSTSPELRHQLAMRWLQFYADHQAGAGVNTKSKDAADYIETNS
- a CDS encoding GlsB/YeaQ/YmgE family stress response membrane protein; amino-acid sequence: MGIIAWIALGLVAGIIAEKLTGERTSWVVAGVVGIVGALLGGWLAKVIFHVHSLNTFFNISTWITAIVGAVVLLLIVRAVTGGRRGARI
- a CDS encoding ATP-binding protein; translated protein: MTERIEEFRIGRDPMAVRDMRHAVRRMCCSADLPADTCDTAMLLTSETVTNAIVHAGTSARLVIRASSGCIRVEVTDDNNRSPTTAPTRTDATHGRGIGLIDTLATRWGIQRHTHGKTVWFEIVPESSIAPHHLVLPPTG
- a CDS encoding PP2C family protein-serine/threonine phosphatase → MAAIDVLTLENRAPLPRAVFDPRRLAAVRATGLLDTPAEAPFDNLSGLAAALLGTPWAFVTLVDDRRSFWKSCIGVDVTDPAERQNAVSESFCQYVIDSGAELIVTDAAVDPRTRDNPSVASMGIGAWIGFPVRSPDGLILGTLCAVDRRSRQWSDRDILTISGLAKAASSEVELRETASRAQRSATQAVALARTLQDSLLPPMLPAVPGVEIAARYLPATASGTEVVGDFYDLFPHHDRLWGVALGDVCGKGLDAAKVTALARYTIRAAATRQRSPAQVLAHLNDALATQRVDDHRFLTAIYAVLHPPRGDGSVHGSLALGGHEPPLLRRADGGISAVGEPGTALGIVPDPDLTDTRFALRPGDSLLLYTDGVTEARHPHTREFFGDTRLRHVLHANGGQGAAHLAHALEAAILEFTEGHATDDTALLILHVPTG